The Metamycoplasma phocicerebrale genome includes a region encoding these proteins:
- the rplF gene encoding 50S ribosomal protein L6, whose translation MSRIGKRILAIPTGVEATVSNNHIIIKGNLGQLEYTFSPLISVVIENNEIKTLRANEEKSTKQLHGTTNANINNMLIGVSKGYKKEIEIKGVGYKATLKGNTIEIIAGYSHTVNKEIPSNLKVEVPKPTNIVISGIDKQVVGEFAANLRDIRRPSPYSGKGIMYKDEVVRRKEGKTAAK comes from the coding sequence ATGTCAAGAATTGGAAAAAGAATTTTAGCAATTCCAACCGGAGTTGAAGCAACAGTATCAAATAATCACATTATAATAAAAGGTAATTTAGGACAATTGGAATATACATTTTCACCTTTAATTTCAGTTGTTATTGAAAACAATGAAATTAAAACATTAAGAGCTAATGAAGAAAAATCTACAAAACAATTACATGGAACAACAAATGCAAACATTAATAACATGTTAATCGGAGTTTCAAAAGGTTACAAAAAAGAAATTGAAATTAAAGGTGTTGGTTATAAAGCCACACTTAAGGGAAATACAATAGAAATTATTGCTGGATATTCACATACAGTAAATAAAGAAATACCATCAAACCTAAAAGTTGAAGTACCAAAACCTACAAATATTGTTATTTCAGGTATTGATAAACAAGTAGTTGGGGAATTTGCAGCAAACTTAAGAGATATTAGACGTCCAAGCCCTTATTCAGGTAAAGGTATTATGTATAAAGATGAAGTTGTTAGACGTAAAGAAGGAAAAACTGCTGCTAAGTAG
- the rplR gene encoding 50S ribosomal protein L18 has protein sequence MLSRNEKRKAKHLKITNKLAKGTAQRPRVVVFKSLHNFYAQAVNDLTHTTLTSASTRQLSKPGNNISSVKLVAKDFAANLKKAKISEIVFDRSGYIYHGKLAAFADTLREEGIKF, from the coding sequence ATGTTATCTAGAAATGAAAAACGTAAAGCTAAACATTTGAAAATTACAAATAAATTAGCTAAGGGAACAGCGCAAAGACCTCGTGTAGTAGTATTTAAATCTTTACATAATTTTTATGCACAAGCTGTTAATGATTTAACTCATACTACATTGACATCAGCTTCTACAAGACAACTATCTAAACCCGGAAATAATATCTCATCAGTTAAATTAGTTGCAAAAGATTTTGCAGCAAATCTAAAAAAAGCAAAAATCTCTGAAATTGTTTTTGATCGTTCAGGTTATATTTACCATGGCAAATTAGCAGCTTTTGCTGATACATTAAGAGAAGAAGGGATTAAATTCTAA
- the rpsE gene encoding 30S ribosomal protein S5 has protein sequence MAEEIKKEEAEKTNATKVVSAVKKQDKKENSKSSSERKTFSPRRQLNSAPAKIFEEKVIDIARVTTVVKGGRRFSFSAYVVVGDKKGKVGFGHGKANEVQDAIKKAVKDAQKNIFSVPIVNGTIPHEIREKFLASKVQLRPAPKGTGIVASNTVRAVIELAGYTDISTKTYGSRTKQNIIHATVNALKKIRTVEEIAKLRDIDVKHLLAK, from the coding sequence ATGGCTGAAGAAATTAAAAAAGAAGAAGCTGAAAAAACAAATGCTACAAAAGTAGTTTCAGCAGTTAAAAAACAAGATAAAAAAGAAAATTCTAAATCATCAAGCGAAAGAAAAACTTTTAGTCCTAGAAGACAATTAAATTCAGCACCTGCAAAAATATTTGAAGAAAAAGTTATTGATATTGCTAGAGTTACAACAGTTGTTAAAGGTGGACGTAGATTCTCTTTCTCAGCTTATGTTGTAGTTGGCGATAAAAAAGGAAAAGTTGGTTTTGGACACGGAAAAGCAAATGAAGTACAAGATGCAATCAAAAAAGCAGTTAAAGATGCTCAAAAAAACATTTTTTCAGTTCCAATTGTAAATGGAACAATTCCACATGAAATTAGAGAAAAATTCCTAGCTTCAAAAGTACAATTACGTCCAGCTCCTAAAGGTACTGGTATAGTTGCTTCTAATACAGTTCGTGCTGTTATTGAATTAGCAGGATATACTGATATTTCTACAAAAACTTATGGTTCAAGAACAAAACAAAATATTATTCATGCAACTGTAAATGCTTTAAAGAAAATTAGAACAGTAGAAGAAATTGCTAAATTACGTGACATAGATGTTAAACATTTATTAGCAAAATAG
- the rplO gene encoding 50S ribosomal protein L15: protein MKLHNLKATPGARKEKHRVGRGHAAGKGKQAGRGQSGQTKRSTVRLGFEGGQLPLFRRIPKRGFNNVNHVEYQVINLKDLEERFSTNDIVSYETLTAKNLIKGTLPVKILGNGTLSKKLIVQIPALSQSAKEAIEKVGGKIEVQ, encoded by the coding sequence ATGAAATTACATAATTTAAAAGCAACCCCAGGTGCTCGTAAAGAAAAACATCGTGTAGGTCGTGGACATGCAGCAGGAAAAGGAAAGCAAGCTGGTAGAGGACAAAGTGGTCAAACGAAAAGAAGTACAGTAAGACTAGGTTTTGAAGGTGGACAATTACCATTATTCAGAAGAATACCGAAACGTGGATTTAATAATGTTAACCATGTTGAATATCAAGTGATTAATCTAAAAGATTTAGAAGAAAGATTTTCTACTAATGATATAGTTTCGTATGAAACATTGACAGCAAAGAACTTAATTAAAGGAACTTTACCTGTTAAAATTTTAGGAAATGGGACTTTAAGTAAAAAATTAATAGTTCAAATTCCCGCTCTTTCACAATCAGCTAAAGAAGCTATTGAAAAAGTCGGAGGAAAAATCGAGGTTCAATAA
- the secY gene encoding preprotein translocase subunit SecY, whose protein sequence is MAKKTKLEKDTYNKRLERKLAIDKFFAEKRNTWTEWWKNHDLFKKILFTLFIIALFLAAGTITLPGVELANQNKLNQGDFFGILNLVGGGGLRRFSIVALGIGPFISSSLVMMILQTKAFPAIYRLSQSGPIGRIKINFITYTITFFFSIFQAILITRALVNPTDNFGIVFSSNLSKILGAKGASVYQWFIIPLLLVAGSFFSLFLSEQITNKGVGNGTSLLIFVGIASALVPTFRHAFEYYMPSVKNNGSVVLKETLDFVVYLLAYLLVIFIVTIFSLAERKVPIQQVGAGLSKSEKELSYLPIKANPAGIMSVIFAMMVLSLPTMIAGLFDPNTSRYYQWVYANLQLTQPLGFFLFVIITFGLTILMGIQQSKIDKISEDFAKSSTFIPGIRPGEQTEDYLLNTVLRLSFFSAGYLIILGALQFIQQMFGMPAPIAFGGTSIMILVSTATETVQQIQARYKSQELARKRRMIKELKEVYGEEEDLIW, encoded by the coding sequence ATGGCTAAAAAAACAAAATTAGAAAAGGATACATATAACAAAAGACTTGAACGTAAATTAGCTATTGACAAGTTTTTTGCGGAAAAACGTAATACTTGAACAGAGTGATGAAAAAATCATGATCTTTTTAAGAAGATCTTGTTTACTTTGTTCATTATTGCCCTTTTCTTAGCAGCTGGTACTATTACTTTACCAGGAGTCGAATTAGCTAATCAAAATAAATTGAACCAAGGTGATTTCTTTGGTATATTAAATTTAGTAGGTGGTGGAGGATTACGTAGATTCTCCATTGTTGCATTAGGAATAGGGCCTTTTATATCATCAAGTTTGGTAATGATGATATTACAAACTAAAGCATTCCCTGCTATTTATCGATTAAGTCAATCAGGCCCAATAGGAAGAATTAAAATCAATTTTATAACATATACAATAACATTCTTTTTTTCAATATTTCAAGCTATCTTAATTACAAGAGCACTTGTTAATCCTACAGATAATTTTGGAATTGTATTTTCTTCAAATTTATCAAAAATATTAGGAGCAAAAGGAGCTAGTGTATATCAATGATTTATAATTCCTTTGTTATTAGTTGCTGGATCATTTTTCTCATTGTTCCTATCTGAACAAATAACAAATAAAGGTGTAGGTAATGGTACTAGTTTATTAATTTTTGTTGGTATTGCTAGTGCTTTGGTTCCAACATTTAGACATGCTTTTGAATACTATATGCCATCAGTTAAAAATAATGGTTCAGTAGTTTTAAAAGAAACATTGGATTTTGTTGTTTATTTATTAGCTTATTTATTAGTAATATTTATTGTAACTATATTTTCTTTAGCAGAAAGAAAGGTTCCAATACAACAAGTTGGTGCAGGTCTTTCTAAGTCAGAAAAAGAATTGAGTTATTTGCCTATAAAAGCTAATCCGGCAGGAATTATGTCAGTAATTTTTGCTATGATGGTATTATCATTACCAACTATGATAGCAGGGTTATTTGATCCTAATACTAGTAGATATTATCAATGAGTTTATGCAAATCTTCAATTAACACAACCACTAGGTTTCTTCTTATTTGTAATTATTACATTTGGATTAACCATATTAATGGGTATACAACAATCTAAAATAGATAAAATAAGTGAAGATTTTGCAAAAAGTAGTACGTTTATTCCAGGAATTAGACCTGGAGAACAAACAGAAGATTATTTATTGAATACAGTTTTAAGATTATCTTTCTTTTCGGCTGGTTATTTAATAATTTTGGGGGCATTACAATTCATTCAACAAATGTTTGGCATGCCAGCTCCTATCGCTTTTGGTGGGACATCAATAATGATTCTTGTTTCAACAGCTACTGAAACCGTTCAACAAATTCAAGCAAGATATAAATCTCAAGAACTTGCAAGAAAAAGAAGAATGATAAAAGAATTAAAAGAAGTATATGGAGAGGAAGAAGATTTAATATGATAA
- a CDS encoding adenylate kinase, which translates to MINQGFNEKENCRCEDFSKPNLIFIGAPGAGKGSIASLIVKEFGYFQLSTGDMFRQEIKNKTELGLKIKNILDSGKYVDDSITNELVKKRLSDLVKNKKPFILDGFPRTIDQAIFLEQLKKEGIVINQVLLLEITKEQIIERLSKRRVCPSCKKIYHLDSYPPIDNKYCKKCHAEVIKRPDDEADVVLKRLAIYDEQTKCLIDFYKEKNLVVAVNSYQELNKVYEDVKKALKWLK; encoded by the coding sequence ATGATAAATCAAGGTTTTAATGAAAAAGAAAACTGTAGATGCGAAGATTTTAGTAAACCTAATTTAATTTTTATAGGAGCCCCTGGAGCTGGAAAAGGTTCGATAGCTAGTTTAATAGTTAAAGAATTTGGATACTTTCAACTTTCAACTGGAGATATGTTTCGTCAAGAAATTAAAAATAAAACAGAATTAGGACTAAAAATAAAAAATATTTTAGATTCCGGAAAATATGTAGATGACAGTATAACTAATGAACTAGTTAAAAAAAGATTAAGTGATTTAGTTAAAAATAAAAAACCTTTTATTTTAGATGGATTTCCGAGAACAATTGATCAAGCGATTTTTTTAGAACAATTAAAAAAAGAAGGAATTGTTATTAATCAAGTTTTATTATTGGAAATTACAAAAGAACAAATTATAGAACGTTTATCAAAACGTAGAGTTTGTCCTTCATGTAAAAAAATATATCATTTAGATTCTTACCCTCCAATTGACAACAAATATTGCAAAAAATGTCATGCAGAAGTTATTAAAAGACCTGACGACGAAGCTGATGTTGTCTTAAAACGCTTAGCAATATATGATGAACAAACTAAATGTTTAATTGATTTTTATAAAGAAAAAAACTTGGTAGTTGCAGTAAATAGTTATCAAGAATTAAACAAAGTTTATGAAGATGTAAAGAAGGCTTTAAAATGATTAAAATAA
- the map gene encoding type I methionyl aminopeptidase produces the protein MIKIKNQMEIEKIKKACAILAEVKTILWDFIRPGVSLKEIDSVAFKEIKKRNGKPAFLGQYGFPGTCCISVNEELIHGIPSDYIVKDGDIVKIDTGVIWEGYYSDSAFTKGVGNISEKDKELIQVAKDAFYAGFNAIKVGKRIGDVSAAIGNYIRQKGYYTPDEFCGHGIGRELHEDPYVFNDGLPNTGPIIKNGMVICIEPMILQKSKKVIIKKDNWTVIDPLGYNTSHYEQTVLIDNGEAYILSGDNI, from the coding sequence ATGATTAAAATAAAAAACCAAATGGAAATTGAAAAAATCAAAAAAGCCTGTGCTATCTTGGCAGAAGTTAAAACAATTTTGTGAGACTTTATAAGACCAGGCGTTTCTTTAAAAGAAATAGATAGTGTCGCTTTTAAAGAAATTAAAAAACGAAATGGAAAACCTGCATTTCTAGGACAATATGGATTTCCTGGAACTTGTTGTATTTCTGTTAATGAAGAATTAATTCACGGTATACCTTCTGATTATATAGTTAAAGATGGTGATATAGTTAAGATTGATACTGGAGTAATATGAGAAGGATATTATTCTGATTCCGCTTTTACAAAAGGTGTTGGCAATATATCTGAAAAAGATAAAGAATTAATTCAAGTAGCTAAAGACGCTTTTTATGCCGGCTTTAACGCAATTAAAGTTGGTAAAAGAATTGGAGATGTATCAGCTGCTATAGGAAACTATATCAGACAAAAAGGATATTATACTCCGGATGAATTTTGTGGTCATGGAATAGGAAGGGAGCTACATGAAGATCCATATGTGTTTAACGATGGCCTTCCAAATACAGGACCTATTATAAAAAATGGTATGGTTATATGCATTGAGCCTATGATCTTACAAAAATCAAAAAAAGTAATAATAAAAAAAGATAATTGAACTGTGATTGATCCATTAGGATACAATACATCTCATTATGAGCAAACAGTATTAATAGATAATGGAGAAGCATACATTTTATCAGGAGATAACATTTAA
- the infA gene encoding translation initiation factor IF-1, with protein MARDAIRMKGKITKMHSTKDYDVLLENGIEIKAFISGKMSLHNIRMIPGDSVDVELSPYDMTKGRIVFRHK; from the coding sequence ATGGCAAGAGACGCAATTAGAATGAAAGGCAAGATTACCAAAATGCATTCAACAAAAGATTATGATGTTTTATTAGAAAACGGCATCGAAATTAAAGCATTTATTTCAGGAAAAATGTCCTTACATAATATAAGGATGATACCTGGCGACAGTGTTGATGTTGAATTAAGTCCATATGATATGACAAAAGGTAGAATTGTCTTCAGACATAAATAA
- the rpmJ gene encoding 50S ribosomal protein L36 produces MKVRASIKRICKDCKIIKRHGVNRVICINPKHKQRQG; encoded by the coding sequence ATGAAAGTAAGAGCTTCAATCAAGCGTATTTGCAAAGATTGTAAAATAATCAAAAGACACGGTGTTAATAGAGTAATTTGTATAAACCCAAAACACAAACAAAGACAAGGATAG
- the rpsM gene encoding 30S ribosomal protein S13 — translation MARVLNIEIPNNKKARISLTYIFGIGPSIAKKILADAQVDGEKRVKDLSEEELTRIRDEAKKYTTEGDLKREINLNIKRLMEIKSYRGIRHRKGLPVRGQSTKKNARTRKGPRKTIAGKKGK, via the coding sequence ATGGCTAGAGTTTTAAATATAGAAATTCCAAATAATAAAAAAGCTCGTATTTCATTAACATATATTTTTGGTATTGGTCCATCAATAGCTAAAAAAATATTAGCAGATGCCCAAGTTGACGGTGAAAAAAGAGTTAAAGATTTAAGTGAAGAAGAATTAACACGTATCAGAGATGAAGCTAAAAAATACACCACAGAAGGTGATTTAAAAAGAGAAATTAACTTAAATATCAAAAGATTAATGGAAATTAAATCATATCGTGGTATTAGACATAGAAAAGGATTACCAGTTCGTGGTCAATCTACAAAGAAAAATGCAAGAACAAGAAAAGGCCCAAGAAAGACTATTGCAGGAAAGAAAGGTAAATAA
- the rpsK gene encoding 30S ribosomal protein S11 has translation MAKKNKKVVSQGVAHIHSTYQNTIVSFSDLKGNVFAWSSSGAIGYKGTKKKTPYAAGLAAAAAVEKAKEFGLKEVSILVKGVGPGKSTARKQIETSGFSIKEVKDVTPTPHNGTRPPKKILKRA, from the coding sequence ATGGCTAAGAAAAATAAAAAAGTGGTTAGCCAAGGTGTTGCTCATATTCATTCAACATACCAAAATACAATTGTTTCTTTCTCAGATTTAAAGGGTAATGTTTTTGCATGATCATCATCAGGTGCAATTGGATATAAAGGCACAAAAAAGAAAACTCCATATGCAGCTGGTCTTGCTGCTGCTGCGGCAGTTGAAAAAGCTAAAGAATTTGGTTTAAAAGAAGTATCTATTTTAGTTAAGGGTGTTGGTCCAGGTAAATCAACAGCTCGTAAACAAATTGAAACAAGTGGTTTTAGCATTAAAGAAGTAAAAGATGTAACCCCTACTCCACATAATGGTACACGTCCTCCAAAGAAAATTCTTAAGAGAGCATAG